The following are from one region of the Littorina saxatilis isolate snail1 linkage group LG2, US_GU_Lsax_2.0, whole genome shotgun sequence genome:
- the LOC138960458 gene encoding uncharacterized protein codes for MIKLFITFMNFPLISISMIFCVSNIFGCITHLPFIIIISLSFLHIIPPLFNISAYIIPHLFINISAYIIPLLFINSSAYIIPLLFINISAYIIPHLFINISAYIIPLLFINISAYIIPHLFINISAYIIPLLFINISAYIIPHLFINISAYIIPLLFINISAYIIPHIFINISAYIIPLLFINSSAYIIPHLFINISAYIIPHLFINISAYIIPHLFINISAYIIPPSSSTSVPTSSLTSSSTSVPTSSLTSSSTSSLTSLDNIIPHLCVNIRDNIIPPLFINIRDIIPHLFVNIIDNIIPHLFINIRDTIIPPLFINIKDNIIPHLFVNIRDNIITPLFINIRDIIFPHLFVNIIDNIIPHLFINIIDNIIPHLFINIRDYIITPLFINISVGVTPLLLVYFLSICPFLF; via the exons ATGATCAAACTCTTCATCACTTTCATGAACTTCCCTCTCATCTCTATCAGCATGATTTTCTGTGTTTCCAATATCTTTGGCTGTATCACACATCTCccctttatcatcatcatctccctttccttccttcacatcatccctcccctcttcaacaTCAGTGCCTACATCATCCCTCATCTCTTTATCAACATCAGTGCCTACATCATCCCTCTCCTCTTCATCAACAGCAGTGCCTACATCATCCCTCtcctcttcatcaacatcagtgCCTACATCATCCCTCATctcttcatcaacatcagtgCCTACATCATCCCTCtcctcttcatcaacatcagtgCCTACATCATCCCTCATCTCTTCATCAACATTAGTGCCTACATCATCCCTCtcctcttcatcaacatcagtgCCTACATCATCCCTCacctcttcatcaacatcagtgCCTACATCATCCCTCtcctcttcatcaacatcagtgCCTACATCATCCCTCATAtcttcatcaacatcagtgCCTACATCATCCCTCTCCTCTTCATCAACAGCAGTGCCTACATCATCCCTCacctcttcatcaacatcagtgCCTACATCATCCCTCacctcttcatcaacatcagtgCCTACATCATCCCTCacctcttcatcaacatcagtgCCTACATCAtccctccctcttcatcaacatcagtgCCTACATCATCCCTCacctcttcatcaacatcagtgCCTACATCATCCCTCacctcttcatcaacatcatctCTCACCTCTTT aGACAACATCATCCCTCACCTCTGCGTTAACATCAGAGACAACATCATTCCTcccctcttcatcaacatcagaGACATCATCCCTCACCTCTTTGTTAACATCATAGACAACATCATCCCTCacctcttcatcaacatcagaGACACCATTATCCCTcccctcttcatcaacatcaaAGACAACATCATCCCTCACCTCTTCGTCAACATCAGAGACAACATTATCACTcccctcttcatcaacatcagaGACATAATCTTCCCTCACCTCTTCGTTAACATCATAGACAACATCATCCCTCacctcttcatcaacatcatAGACAACATCATCCCTCacctcttcatcaacatcagaGACTACATTATCACTcccctcttcatcaacatcagtgTCGGTGTCACCCCTCTCCTCCTTGTTTATTTTTTGAGCATCTGTCCTTTCCTCTTCTAA